Proteins encoded within one genomic window of Haematobia irritans isolate KBUSLIRL chromosome 5, ASM5000362v1, whole genome shotgun sequence:
- the LOC142241040 gene encoding uncharacterized protein LOC142241040 encodes MKKCGSIMGFVALVLAISGVNIDKTAAEIFEENIKFCLRTEPRLLADIEKHKNPLDDNAPCEVIATTLTSLEKESFRNTMCKDHGSSHRDAYYFLKLHNGDLVGRGQYHEICNSKTNPLMAWVPYEMMQEHYSQELDPKERINYIAKATDVSREKTELCHFRHSDLVNHIYDNLFTCVVMIFEDNFYGLESSINVLVEIKPLMYELRNITYMPSVNSTVSYKTLLGKTVLKNPSREKKQIYGHLNYEYVEKIALNLSSVYKEKGLFKLPILFEHKNAVIKLDDKGVGGMDVEEKAYFGRRMDPKTKVRVDLIGQWSEHQHMFSADIYEYFGSGIKRFHNEMKNGNVTFMRIDSTEPVYEMPEDEDIVVPRLHSLDGKLFQRMTDGNYTDAEEDGGEFGDLFDDDINVDDLEASSDHNGSSLYPWFIVVLMGVGGLLLGAVYASIRSYSKKEDRRKYKFTGVSTK; translated from the exons ATGAAGAAATGTGGTTCGATTATGGGTTTTGTAGCATTGGTTTTAGCGATCAGTGGAGTTAATATTGATAAAACAGCTGCAGAAATATTcgaagaaaatataaaattttgtctaaggaCAGAGCCAAGATTATTGGCAGATATAGAGAAGCATAAAAATCCCCTCGATGATAATGCACCATGTGAGGTAATAGCAACAACTTTGACGTCACTGGAAAAG GAAAGTTTCCGCAATACAATGTGTAAAGATCATGGTAGCTCCCACAGGGATGCATATTACTTTTTGAAGCTGCATAATGGAGACCTAGTTGGTCGTGGTCAATATCATGAGATATGTAATAGTAAAACGAATCCATTGATGGCTTGGGTTCCCTATGAAATGATGCAAGAACATTATTCCCAAGAATTAGATCCAAAAGag CGTATTAATTATATAGCCAAGGCAACTGATGTTTCTCGTGAGAAGACAGAATTGTGTCATTTCCGTCATTCAGATCTAGTGAATCATATATATGATAATCTATTcacctgtgttgtcatgatattcGAGGATAATTTT TACGGTCTGGAATCAAGTATTAatgttttagttgaaattaaACCTTTAATGTATGAACTACGTAATATCACATACATGCCGTCGGTGAACTCGACCGTCAGTTATAAGACTTTGTTGGGTAAAACAGTTTTGAAAAACCCCAGTCGAGAAAAGAAGCAAATCTATGGTCATCTTAACTATGAGtatgttgaaaaaattgctttaaatCTTAGCTCGGTATACAAAGAAAAGGGATTATTCAAATTACCAATACTTTTCGAACACAAGAATGCCGTTATAAAGTTGGATGATAAAGGTGTAGGAGGTATGGATGTTGAAGAG AAAGCTTATTTTGGCCGTAGAATGGATCCAAAAACTAAAGTTCGCGTTGATCTCATTGGTCAGTGGTCAGAACATCAGCATATGTTTTCTGCCGATATCTATGAATATTTTGGATCTGGCATAAAACGTTTTCATAACGAAATGAAAAATGGAAATGTAACTTTCATGCGCATCGATAGCACTGAACCTGTCTATGAAATGCCCGAAGATGAAGATATTGTCGTACCACGTTTACATTCGCTAGATGGCAAACTATTCCAACGAATGACAGATGGAAATTATACGGATGCAGAAGAAGATGGTGGAGAATTCGGAGATTTATTTGACGATGATATTAACGTTGATGATTTAGAAGCTAGTTCCGATCATAATGGTTCCAGTTTATATCCATGGTTCATAGTGGTACTTATGGGAGTTGGTGGTCTTTTACTGGGCGCTGTTTATGCTAGTATACGTAGTTATAGCAAAAAGGAGGACCGTAGGAAATATAAATTTACTGGTGTTTCTACCAAATAA
- the LOC142241039 gene encoding uncharacterized protein CG5098, giving the protein MNNVSSGSTPPDDAKRSVSEAKKLESPDKCLRFEEVETKLEEMFAGIDDEGDILKNNKRPGNVEENVIKDVVEKLPTKAAVKCTEYASSPSAASSTKVKPIEDVVSKTLLNKPSRRGASTDQTNNNVSGLQNGFKANDTNLTKLEPNDFESNFNTIPTTKKNKVTGNNRKNKIKNKNARNELRGTLKWRQQKLKSRQLSNCSSSEHDNELDDKAQQARDMDIKYRSPFVLIKGDGSVSIVNTANFDDNADKANNKFKKSGHERKNVKGTYSSTLSNKYDADTADSTWVCIFCKRGPHRKGLGDLFGPYSISVNGGEYNRHSINSNGDMTSGTNHPNAGQYLAATFMNNIEASTKKPITNQMEYESLILEFLGEYSTSTVGDIKSTHQNGLPQATLPNTIEIWFHEDCSVWAPNLFLVGSRLVGLENAIWSCSLNKCTCCGKLGAGICCLERDCDQTVHLICARENSWMLDETKLWAHCAKHVHK; this is encoded by the coding sequence ATGAATAACGTTTCGAGTGGAAGCACACCTCCAGATGATGCTAAAAGATCAGTATCTGAAGCAAAGAAATTGGAATCCCCAGATAAATGTCTCCGTTTTGAGGAAGTTGAAACGAAACTGGAAGAGATGTTTGCAGGAATTGACGATGAAGGAGATAtattgaaaaacaacaaaagaccAGGAAATGTCGAAGAAAACGTCATTAAAGATGTTGTTGAAAAACTGCCCACAAAAGCAGCTGTGAAATGTACTGAATATGCCTCAAGCCCGTCTGCTGCCTCTAGTACAAAGGTGAAACCCATTGAGGATGTCGTATCAAAGACTTTGTTGAACAAGCCATCACGTAGGGGAGCGTCTACTGATCAAACCAACAACAATGTTTCCGGACTACAAAACGGCTTTAAAGCCAACGATACAAATCTAACAAAGTTGGAACCCAACGATTTCGAGTCTAATTTCAATACAATCCCTACAACGAAGAAAAACAAGGTCACAGGCAATaacagaaaaaacaaaattaaaaataaaaatgccagGAACGAACTTCGAGGAACATTAAAGTGGAGACAACAAAAACTTAAAAGTCGCCAACTAAGTAATTGTTCTTCTTCTGAACATGACAACGAGCTAGACGATAAGGCCCAACAAGCACGAGACATGGATATTAAATATCGCTCACCATTCGTCCTGATAAAAGGGGATGGTAGTGTAAGCATAGTGAATACCGCAAATTTCGATGACAATGCAGATAAAGCtaataataaattcaaaaaatcgGGACATGAACGCAAAAACGTTAAAGGAACCTATTCATCGACACTAAGTAACAAATATGACGCTGACACAGCTGACTCAACATGGGTTTGCATTTTTTGCAAACGAGGTCCCCATAGAAAGGGGCTTGGAGATTTATTTGGACCTTACTCCATATCTGTAAATGGTGGCGAGTATAACAGGCATTCAATTAATTCAAATGGTGACATGACAAGTGGCACAAATCACCCAAATGCGGGGCAATATTTAGCAGCTACTTTTATGAATAACATCGAAGCTTCTACTAAAAAGCCTATCACTAATCAAATGGAATACGAGTCTCTAATCCTTGAGTTCTTGGGTGAATATAGTACCAGCACAGTGGGTGATATTAAATCAACGCATCAGAACGGCTTACCGCAAGCAACATTACCAAATACTATTGAGATATGGTTTCACGAAGATTGCAGTGTGTGGgctccaaatttatttctggtgggttcacgaTTAGTTGGTCTGGAAAATGCTATCTGGAGTTGTTCGTTGAACAAATGTACATGTTGTGGAAAACTGGGAGCAGGCATTTGTTGTTTGGAGCGTGACTGTGACCAAACTGTACATTTAATATGTGCCCGGGAAAATTCATGGATGCTGGACGAAACCAAATTGTGGGCTCATTGTGCGAAACATGTTCACAAATAA